The DNA region GTTTCAAGTGTCACCCAAGTATCTGGGGCATCTAAAGTTCTTCTCAAAAATTGCACTTGATATCTACCAGACTTCAAGTCCTCATCCCTATCCGATACATTCCCTTGAATTAAGATCGGCTCATTTATTGGAATAAAGAGTGAATCTTTTTCAGGGATTCGATCAATGGAAGTAACGTGAAACTCGGGGCTGTTGTTTACAATCGTGATTGTATTATTTACAGGTGGGGCTTGTAATTGCTCTGCATCCCATACATTGAACTCAAAATCGTAATTACCATTTCGTGCAACTTGATTAGTTAATGGGAATTCTCTATTAATTCTTACACGTGCGCCTCCAATTTGTACAATTGTATCAAGTTCGTAAAGTGGAGGAAAAAGAACGCCTTCGGGCATAGGATTGTCATCTGTAGCAGAAACCCTAACACGGTAAGAAAGAAGGTTTATATTATCTCGTAATTCACCCGAAAGATTGAATGGGGGTAAATCATCTTCATCACGATCTAAGTTACTAGCTTCGGTAGTGAGTACAAGATCAGCAGTATCAAGTGGAGCAACTTGAGAAGTATTGACAAATAATTCGATGACTTCAGGAGGAGTAGTATCCTTTGTTTCTTCGCAACTCGCGAGGGTAAAAAAGCTAAAAATAATAAGGCTAAAGATAGAAATCTGTCTTTCCATAAACTGTTGATCTATTTTTCGATTGCCCAAATTACACAATACGAATTTCAAAAGTTCATCAAAAAACAAAAATTCTTATATTCTTTAGCCTATATCTATAAATACTTTTACTTAAAACCGTAATGCAAGCCCTAAACCATTCGGGCGAAGAAAAAGACCAAGTGCAGGACTCTGGTTTTGCTGTTCAAGCTCTGGATGAAACTTATAGATTGCTTTATAGGAATGCCTTTTGAAAGAGTATTGAAAAAAGAATGTGGAAGCTAAGGAAAGTCCTGCTACAGAAACAATGGCAGGGTCAATTTTATCTGTATTATAATAATTCAAAATACCCCATGTCAGAAAGCCCGCAGCACTAAAGCCCGAAATGAGGGTAGCTACATAATCAAACTTAGCTCTTTTGATATACTTTGTCGCTTCTTCAGATGAAGAAACATATTCGAGCATATCATGAAAAGAAGCACCACGTCCATTGATGATATATGGAGGATAACCAGAATTTGCTTTGAAGTCACTTCTAAAAAAAGAAGAAGCACTGTCGGGTAGAGTAAGATTTTCTTGTTGGGCAGAAGCAGAAATAGCAAACAGTAGTACCGCTACTGTAATGAAAAAATGTTTAATCATGGTATAGGGATGAATAGGTATAAAAGTTATTAGGCTGAATATAAGTATAAAAAGCGTCTAAACTTTAACGTGTTTAGTTTTTCTTCCCAATACGTTCGAGTTCTTTTCCTACTTTTTGCTCCAAGCGCATAGCCTTCGGAAATAGAAGCTCATTTTCTATACGAGAGTGTATCTTAAGTTTGTTTTCGAAGTTTTTTAATTCATGGTAAAAAATACGCATGAAAAGAGGTGATTGTTCATCAAGACGGTATTGATCCGTTAGCGTACGAATACCTTTCATGTCATCGTCATCGTCTTTGTGGTGACTGATGAATTTTGCGATAGAATTTTTTTGAAGGAAAAAGATTTCTTTTCCCATTGGAGTATGTCCGTTAAGAATTCGCTCAAGTAAGTTCAAATAGTTGAAAACAATCTCTTCTTCCTCCTTGATATGTTCTACGAATGACTTGTGGAATTCGAAGAAGAAATACCTAAAATCAAGCATTAAGTCTTTATGGATATTTTCTTCATTTTGTAGGTTATCTACAAGGCTAGCCATAAAAGGAAGGTGATAGCGGATAAAGTCTAGGTGCTCATTTTTTATATAAGCTATAATATGACTAATGTCTTCTACAGCCAATACCTCGTAAAGCGCTCTATATCCTTTAGGTTGATGTGTATTCTGAAGATCATGTACAAGGGAAGGAAGGTCAACTTTATTGTAGTTGACAATCTGATTAAGAGTATGCTTAGGATAGTGCTGAAATGGAATCCCATAAAAATACAAAATAGACGCATAGTTAGGATTCTCCTCAACTAAGTCAATGAGTTTCTTATGAATGAGACGATAAGACATTTCCTATGTTTATAGTTTTCTTGTGTTTTTGAGTAATGAGTTGTCTATAAATTTTAGGATATTCTCGCTTAAATGCAAGATTTTAACCTATGTAATAAAACTAGAATTGGAAAAGAAAAATTTTAAAATGTAAAAGCCCTACAATAGTAAGTTTGTAGAGCTTTTACATTTTTGTTTCAAACTGAAAAGTTGGGTAGTGTGAAATTACAGTCCTTCTACTGCATCTTTAATTGGTGTCTCTCCATCTTTCATAGTAATCACTTTATGAATAGAAGCTTTACTTTCGGCTAATTCGGCAAGGGTAGTAGCTACATTATCAATCGAATTTTCCCCAAGTGTTTTCGTGTTGATTTCTATTTTTCCAGAACCTTCTTTTTCAGTAAGCATTCCGGGCTGGAGGATCGTATAGTCAAGTTCACTGTTGAGTAGCCAATGATCGGCGTAATGTTTGGCAATATTGTAGTTGGTAAGCTTTTCTAGTCCATTTTCTTTCCATTTTTCGGGTTCTAAAGAGAACATAAAACT from Sediminitomix flava includes:
- a CDS encoding NAD(P)H-binding protein codes for the protein MNILVIGSTGRVGHLLTEKLIQKGHQVVGTSRKEELLFDASNYSQINLDLLAEQDEMVKGIPTNIDLIYFVSGSRGKNLLQVDLHGAIKTIEAAKRLQIRRYIMLSFMFSLEPEKWKENGLEKLTNYNIAKHYADHWLLNSELDYTILQPGMLTEKEGSGKIEINTKTLGENSIDNVATTLAELAESKASIHKVITMKDGETPIKDAVEGL